From the genome of Gemmatimonadota bacterium:
GGGCGCGTACACATTCATGACGGGTTGATCATTCACTTCCGGGTCTTCGAGTCCCGGTCGGGCCGGTTGATTCACTCCGGGTGTGTGTCCGGCGTCCGGACCGGTGTGTTCTCAGTGCTGGACGAACTGGCACTGGAGGCGGGGCGGGCCATGGGGTTCATTCCGGACTCTTCCGAAGGGTTGTGGCCGGAGCCGGAACCGGTGGACTTTGAGGCGTTTCTGGAATACTGCGCGGCTCAGGAAGAAGAGCAACCGGAGGCGGTTCGCGACCTTCTCGACCGGGCCCTGGCGGTTCAGCCCCACTTCCGAATGGCGTTGTTCGAGCGAATGCAGGCGTGCTACGGCGTGGATGATCCGGCCGGGCTGGTTCAGGTGGTCGACGCCTATGTCAACGCCCGGCCCGAGGACACCGAGGTGGTTCTGACGGCGGCGAACCTCTGTCTGTCGTACGGAATGGTGGAAGAGGGGATCGTCTATGCGAAGGCCTGTCTCGCCCGCTCACCGGAAGATGTGGAGGCGCGTGTTCTTCTGGCCCGGTTCCTGTTCGACCGGGAAGACCTTCAGGAAGCGTCGTCCCATCTGGAGGTGGCGCTGTCCGCGCAGACCCGGACGGTGGACGGTGCGTACGCGCTTGGCCGGTACTTTCTGGATCTGGGGCAGTACAAACGCGCACAGGTTTTTCTGGAAGAATGTCTGGAGATGGACCCCGGTTCCTATGTGGTGCTTCGCGATCTCCAGTGCTGCTACTACGAACTGGAGGAGTTCGAGCGTGGCGTGGAAGCCTGCGAGAGCCTTCTGGAGGTGGATCCGTCGGACGCGGGCACCTGGTACAACCTCGGGCTGATCTATCAGAAGACAGGTCGTATCCCGCTGGCCGTGAAACACCACGAGGAGGCGCTTCGCCACGATCCTGAGTTCACCAGGGCCGCCACGATGATCGCCGAATGCTACTACCGAATCGGGGATTACCGAAAGGCGCTGTCGCGGTTCCTTGAGGCAGCCTGGCAGGGTCCGGATCATGGGGGCGGATGCGGGCGGATTGGCGACTGTTACTTCGAACTGGCGTCCATGGAGGAATCGCTCCTGTGGTACGGACGGGCGGAAGAGGCGGACTCCGCCTGGAGCAATCCCCGGCACGAGCTGGTGAAGGGGGCCGCCGCACTCACGGACGGAGATGTCGATGCCGCACTGGCACGCTTCGCAACGGCGACGCGCTCGGCGGATGATTGCCCCGTCATGCTGAACGACATCGCATGGGTGCTGCTCGTGTCCGGGCGCCCCGCGGAGGCTCTTCAGACGCTGGAGTATGCGCTGGAATCGGACCCGCAGAACCCCACGCTTGTCGCGAATCTACTGTCGTGCTGGGAGCACATTTCCGCATCCGGAAGGCTGTCGTCCCGTCTTCTGGGAATTGTGCGCCGTGCCCGCGCCCGTCAGGTCGACCTCACCCGTCGGGCACTTGTGCCGAAGGCCCCCGCCCGGATCGTGGAGAGAACCGACCGGCCATCCTTGACCTGGCACGGTCTTCGCGGCTAAACCTCGGGGGAGTTCGCCCGCCTGCGGGCGGAAGCGCGGATCCACTCTCGGGGGAAGCGATGCCACCGTCACGCGAAGTGATGCCCGTCGACATACTGTTCGTTGGCGCCGGGCCGGCCAGCCTTGCTGGCGCGTACCACCTCCTGACCCTTGTCGAGAAGCACAACGAGTCCGTCGCGTCCGGTGGCGGAAAGGAAATCGGCCCGTTGGAGATTGCGATCCTGGAGAAGGGATCCTCCATGGGCGCGCACGCGATCTCCGGTGCCGTCATGGACCCGAGGGCGCTTGCCGAGTTGATTCCTGACTTTGAAGAGGCGGGGTTTCCGGCGGAGTCACCGGTCACCTCCGATGAAGTTCGCGTTCTTTCGGCGAAGGGGGGGTTCCGACTTCCGGCCGTCCCGCCGACCATGCGCAATGATGGAAACTATGTGGTGAGTCTGGGGAAGGTGGTGTCCTGGCTTGCGGAGAAGGTGGAGGAGAAGGGGGCGTTCATCCTTCCCGAGTTCCCCGGGCGGGAGCCGATCTTCGACGGAAGCCGCCTGTCCGGAATACGGACGACGGATCGCGGGCTGGACAAGGAGGGAAACCCGAAGGGAAACCACCAGCCCGGAGCGGACATCACGGCGCGGGTGGTGGTTCTTGGGGAGGGGCCGCGCGGGTCGCTGACGAAGCAACTGATTGCGCGGCACGGTCTCGACGAAGGAACGAACCCGCCGGTCTTCGCAACCGGAGTCAAAGAAACCTGGCGGCTCCCGGAGGGGCGGATCGAACCGGGAAAGGTGATCCATACAATGGGTTACCCGCTGGACTCCAGCACCTACGGCGGCGGTTTCATCTACGGGGGTGCGGATGGGATGGCGGCCATCGGATTCGCCACCGGACTGGACTACCACCATCCGGCGACGGACCCGCAGGCGGAGCTGCAACGATTCAAGGAACATCCGTTTGTGGTGGCACTTCTCGAAGGCGGGGAGATCGTCTCCTTCGGGGCCAAGACGATTCCCGAGGGCGGGTGGTTCGCCATGCCGAGGCCGTACTTTGACGGGGGGATGCTCATAGGGGACTGTGGCGGGTTTCTGGATCCGTCACGGCTCAAGGGCATTCATCTCGGCATGAAGAGTGGAATGCTCGCCGCGGAGACGATCCTGGAAGGGTTGATCGCGGATGACTTCTCCGAAAGCCAGCTGGCGGGCTATCGACAGCGGATCGAGGCATCGTGGATTCGCGAGGAGATGTGGAAGTCGCGCAATTTCCATCAGGCAATGGACTCGGGACTCTTCGGGGGGATGGCGCGCATCGGTATTCAGATGCTGCTGGGCGGTCGGGACATCCGGGGAGACCGGGTCTCCGCCGCGCCCGGGCACACGCACATGAAGAGGCTGTCCGAAGCCGGAGGAGATCGCGCGCGGCCCACGGTGGACAACGAACGGATCTTCGACAAGCTGACGAATGTTTTCCACTCGGGGGCCATTCACGAAGAGGACCAGCCGGTGCATCTGGTCGTGTCGGACCTGGACATCTGCCGGACGAGGTGCGCGGAGGAATACGGGAATCCGTGTCGGTTCTTCTGCCCGGCGGATGTCTACGAGATGGTGGAGGAGGATGGCGGGGGGCTGGACCTGCGGATCAACGCGTCGAACTGCGTTCACTGCAAGACATGTGATGTGATGGATCCGTACCAGATCATCACCTGGCTGCCTCCGGAAGGCGGAGGCGGGCCGTCGTACAAAAACCTCTGATGTCGCGGCGCGTCTGTTCGGGGAGGGCGTGGTGATCGTGCGCGGAGCGGGGTGTCGCGGCGCCCTGGCCGGGGCGATCGTGGCAGGGCTGCTCTTTGCCGTGCTCTTCGGGCCGGATCTCCTCGACGAGCGCGTGCCGGCCTTTCGGGATGTCGCCAACTACCACCTGCCCGTCGGCAAAGTGGTGGCTGACCAGTGGCGCGCCGGTCGCGTTCCCTGCTGGAACCCTTTCGTTGCATGCGGGACACCGCTTCTCTCGAACCCGAATCACTACGCGCTCTATCCGGGGCGTGTGGCGGATCTTGTTCTTGGTGCCGAGGCGGCGATGACCCTCCACCTCCTCGGGCACTGGGTTGCGGGGGGAGTCGCGTTCGCTGCACTCCTGGCCGTGCTGGGGTGTGGCGTCATCGGCGCTGCGGGAGGGGCGGCGGCGTACCTTCTGGCGGGGCCGTCGCTTTCGCTTCTGTCCTTCGCGAATCTCGTGCCCTTCCTGCTGTGG
Proteins encoded in this window:
- a CDS encoding tetratricopeptide repeat protein, with amino-acid sequence MKPSVGVLQFAAVCPESDEASVGRGITRQVAQRLATIAELEVSSILLGREALPPPAESDAAPSSSSMAARTPALFVAGLGKECDSDFILVGRVHIHDGLIIHFRVFESRSGRLIHSGCVSGVRTGVFSVLDELALEAGRAMGFIPDSSEGLWPEPEPVDFEAFLEYCAAQEEEQPEAVRDLLDRALAVQPHFRMALFERMQACYGVDDPAGLVQVVDAYVNARPEDTEVVLTAANLCLSYGMVEEGIVYAKACLARSPEDVEARVLLARFLFDREDLQEASSHLEVALSAQTRTVDGAYALGRYFLDLGQYKRAQVFLEECLEMDPGSYVVLRDLQCCYYELEEFERGVEACESLLEVDPSDAGTWYNLGLIYQKTGRIPLAVKHHEEALRHDPEFTRAATMIAECYYRIGDYRKALSRFLEAAWQGPDHGGGCGRIGDCYFELASMEESLLWYGRAEEADSAWSNPRHELVKGAAALTDGDVDAALARFATATRSADDCPVMLNDIAWVLLVSGRPAEALQTLEYALESDPQNPTLVANLLSCWEHISASGRLSSRLLGIVRRARARQVDLTRRALVPKAPARIVERTDRPSLTWHGLRG
- a CDS encoding electron transfer flavoprotein-ubiquinone oxidoreductase, which translates into the protein MPVDILFVGAGPASLAGAYHLLTLVEKHNESVASGGGKEIGPLEIAILEKGSSMGAHAISGAVMDPRALAELIPDFEEAGFPAESPVTSDEVRVLSAKGGFRLPAVPPTMRNDGNYVVSLGKVVSWLAEKVEEKGAFILPEFPGREPIFDGSRLSGIRTTDRGLDKEGNPKGNHQPGADITARVVVLGEGPRGSLTKQLIARHGLDEGTNPPVFATGVKETWRLPEGRIEPGKVIHTMGYPLDSSTYGGGFIYGGADGMAAIGFATGLDYHHPATDPQAELQRFKEHPFVVALLEGGEIVSFGAKTIPEGGWFAMPRPYFDGGMLIGDCGGFLDPSRLKGIHLGMKSGMLAAETILEGLIADDFSESQLAGYRQRIEASWIREEMWKSRNFHQAMDSGLFGGMARIGIQMLLGGRDIRGDRVSAAPGHTHMKRLSEAGGDRARPTVDNERIFDKLTNVFHSGAIHEEDQPVHLVVSDLDICRTRCAEEYGNPCRFFCPADVYEMVEEDGGGLDLRINASNCVHCKTCDVMDPYQIITWLPPEGGGGPSYKNL